Proteins encoded by one window of Streptomyces sp. NBC_01477:
- a CDS encoding DUF2304 domain-containing protein — translation MHLSVITSLTGLTLLACILELLRRHQLREKYAALWLAVGSAVVPLGLFPQMLDSLARALGIVSGASLVLFAGIVLLLLVCLHLSWESSRLEEETRTLAEEIALIRTALDEQTRPPAVAVRRTEGGAA, via the coding sequence GTGCACTTGTCCGTGATCACCTCGCTCACCGGACTGACCCTGCTGGCCTGCATCCTGGAACTGCTGCGCCGGCACCAGCTGCGGGAGAAGTACGCGGCGCTGTGGCTCGCGGTGGGTTCGGCGGTGGTGCCGCTCGGGCTGTTCCCGCAGATGCTGGACTCGCTGGCGCGCGCGCTCGGTATCGTTTCGGGAGCGAGCCTGGTGCTGTTCGCCGGGATCGTGCTACTCCTGCTGGTGTGCTTGCACCTGAGCTGGGAGTCGAGCCGCCTGGAGGAGGAGACCAGGACGCTCGCCGAGGAGATCGCGCTGATCAGGACGGCGCTGGACGAGCAGACGCGCCCCCCGGCAGTGGCGGTCCGCCGCACGGAGGGCGGCGCCGCATGA
- a CDS encoding bifunctional glycosyltransferase/CDP-glycerol:glycerophosphate glycerophosphotransferase, with the protein MPRFSVIVPVYHVQAYLHACLDSVLDQSFDDVELIVVDDCSPDGSGEIADAYAARDRRVSVLHLAENVGLGRARNAGLARATGDYVLFLDSDDTYAPGALRAIADRIDRTGRPDLLIFDYDRTYWNGEAERNRFSALLARTDPQVFSLDERPGLLRLIMVAWNKAYRRDFLNRIGVTFPVGYYEDTPWTYPVLMTAETIALLDQVCVHYRQRRKRGILHTTSRRHFEIFKQYDLLFAFLDSRPELERWRTVLFRRMLDHLTTVFNLPDRLPRSSRPEYFRRCRAQYRRLRPAGFRFALNRRSGVRYLLIALGARRTFQALGGAHRLRLRLARRVRAAGGRLRTAALHAYYLTQRRRPLDPDLAVFSAYWDRGYACNPAAVEAAVRDLAPHMRTAWVTTAEHAHTLPPGVLRLEPGSAGYWKAMARASYLVSNVNFHHRYAKRPGQINVQTHHGTPLKHMGVDLIQHPAAANGVDFERLLRHVDRWDYSVSASRHSSLVWERAYPAAFTCLEYGQPRTDVFHRATPDDVLAVRDGLGIPRTSTALLYAPTHRDHQRGYRPALDLPRLAEELGPGVTLLLRTHYFYPPGDPAAAAHPRIIDVSGHPSAEELCLASDGLITDYSSLMFDYAGLDRPIVLHTADWETYRTTRGAYFDVTAEPPGLVAASQEELTDILATGSWSGTRSAQLRAAFRARFCPYDDGHAAERVVRRVFLREEGGLPPVVPLPERRPATTPARDHPVTDPQLH; encoded by the coding sequence GTGCCCCGCTTCAGCGTCATCGTGCCCGTTTACCACGTGCAGGCGTATCTGCACGCCTGCCTGGACTCCGTGCTCGACCAGTCCTTCGACGACGTCGAGCTGATCGTGGTGGACGACTGCTCGCCGGACGGCAGCGGGGAGATCGCTGACGCCTACGCGGCCCGCGACCGCCGGGTGAGCGTCCTGCACCTGGCCGAGAACGTCGGCCTGGGCCGGGCCCGCAACGCCGGGCTGGCCCGGGCCACCGGCGACTACGTGCTCTTCCTCGACAGCGACGACACCTACGCCCCCGGCGCCCTGCGGGCCATCGCCGACCGGATCGACCGGACCGGCCGCCCTGACCTGCTGATCTTCGACTACGACCGCACCTACTGGAACGGCGAGGCGGAGCGCAACAGATTCAGCGCGCTGCTGGCCAGGACCGACCCGCAGGTGTTCTCGCTCGACGAACGGCCCGGCCTGCTGCGGCTGATCATGGTCGCCTGGAACAAGGCCTACCGCCGCGACTTCCTCAACCGGATCGGGGTGACCTTCCCGGTCGGCTACTACGAGGACACGCCGTGGACGTACCCGGTGCTGATGACCGCGGAGACGATCGCGCTGCTCGACCAGGTGTGCGTGCACTACCGGCAGCGCCGCAAGCGGGGCATCCTGCACACCACCAGCCGCCGGCACTTCGAGATCTTCAAGCAGTACGACCTGCTGTTCGCCTTCCTCGACAGCCGCCCCGAGCTGGAGCGCTGGCGCACGGTGCTCTTCCGCCGGATGCTCGACCACCTGACCACGGTCTTCAACCTGCCCGACCGGCTGCCCAGGTCGTCCCGCCCGGAATACTTCCGGCGCTGCCGCGCGCAGTACCGCAGACTGCGGCCGGCCGGCTTCCGTTTCGCGCTGAACCGGCGCAGCGGGGTGCGCTATCTGCTGATCGCGCTCGGTGCCCGGCGCACCTTCCAGGCCCTCGGCGGTGCCCACCGGCTGCGGCTGCGGCTGGCACGCCGGGTCAGGGCCGCGGGCGGACGGCTGCGGACGGCGGCGCTGCACGCGTACTACCTGACGCAGCGGCGCCGGCCGCTCGACCCCGACCTCGCGGTCTTCTCCGCCTACTGGGACCGCGGCTACGCCTGCAACCCGGCCGCCGTCGAGGCCGCGGTGCGCGACCTCGCCCCGCACATGCGGACCGCCTGGGTGACCACCGCGGAGCACGCGCACACCCTGCCGCCCGGGGTGCTCAGGCTCGAACCCGGCTCGGCCGGCTACTGGAAGGCCATGGCCCGCGCCTCCTACCTGGTCAGCAACGTCAACTTCCACCACCGCTACGCCAAACGGCCCGGCCAGATCAATGTGCAGACCCACCACGGCACCCCGCTCAAGCACATGGGCGTCGACCTGATCCAGCACCCGGCCGCCGCGAACGGCGTGGACTTCGAACGGCTGCTGCGCCACGTCGACCGCTGGGACTACAGCGTCTCGGCCAGCCGGCACTCCAGCCTGGTCTGGGAACGCGCCTACCCCGCCGCCTTCACCTGCCTCGAATACGGCCAGCCGCGCACCGACGTCTTCCACCGGGCCACCCCGGACGACGTGCTCGCGGTGCGCGACGGCCTCGGCATCCCCCGCACCTCGACGGCGCTGCTGTACGCCCCCACCCACCGCGACCACCAGCGCGGGTACCGGCCGGCGCTCGACCTGCCGCGGCTCGCCGAGGAACTGGGCCCGGGCGTCACGCTGCTGCTGCGCACGCACTACTTCTACCCGCCCGGGGACCCGGCCGCCGCCGCCCACCCGCGGATCATCGACGTCTCGGGGCACCCCTCGGCGGAGGAGCTGTGCCTGGCCTCCGACGGACTCATCACCGACTACTCGTCGCTGATGTTCGACTACGCGGGCCTCGACCGGCCGATCGTGCTGCACACCGCGGACTGGGAGACCTACCGCACGACGCGCGGCGCGTACTTCGACGTCACCGCCGAGCCGCCCGGACTCGTCGCGGCCAGCCAGGAGGAGCTGACCGACATCCTCGCGACCGGTTCCTGGTCGGGCACGCGCTCGGCGCAGTTGCGCGCGGCCTTCCGGGCCCGCTTCTGCCCCTACGACGACGGGCACGCGGCGGAACGGGTGGTCCGCCGGGTCTTCCTCCGCGAGGAGGGCGGCCTGCCGCCGGTCGTCCCCCTCCCCGAACGCCGCCCCGCGACCACCCCTGCCCGCGACCACCCGGTGACGGACCCGCAGCTGCACTGA
- a CDS encoding class I SAM-dependent methyltransferase, which produces MSDTASPDYTARLLARRLLPTQAPYRWNLRRLRLGRVLDVGCGVGRNLRHCAPGSVGVDHNAHSVAAARERGLTAYTPEEFTAAGWEHGAFDSLLCAHVLEHLEAATGSALLATYLPYVRPGGRVVLITPQEAGFASDATHVRFVGFDELAEEARAAGLVVSRAYSFPLPRAAGRRFPYNEFVLVSTTAPDAARPQRPGDPHTAARVAEGAPERRA; this is translated from the coding sequence ATGTCCGACACCGCCTCCCCCGACTACACCGCCCGCCTGCTGGCCCGGCGGCTGCTGCCCACCCAGGCGCCCTACCGGTGGAATCTGCGCCGGCTGCGGCTGGGCCGCGTGCTGGACGTCGGCTGCGGGGTGGGCCGGAATCTGCGGCACTGTGCCCCGGGCAGCGTCGGCGTCGACCACAACGCGCACTCGGTGGCGGCGGCCCGCGAGCGCGGCCTGACCGCGTACACCCCGGAGGAGTTCACCGCGGCGGGCTGGGAGCACGGCGCCTTCGACAGCCTGCTGTGCGCGCACGTCCTCGAACACCTGGAGGCGGCCACGGGGTCGGCGCTGCTGGCCACGTACCTGCCCTACGTACGCCCCGGCGGCCGGGTCGTGCTGATCACCCCGCAGGAGGCCGGGTTCGCCAGCGACGCGACGCACGTGCGCTTCGTCGGCTTCGACGAGCTGGCCGAAGAAGCGCGGGCCGCCGGGCTCGTGGTCAGCAGGGCGTACTCCTTCCCGCTGCCCCGGGCGGCCGGACGGCGTTTCCCGTACAACGAATTCGTGCTGGTCTCCACCACCGCGCCGGACGCCGCCCGGCCGCAGCGGCCGGGCGACCCGCACACCGCGGCGCGGGTCGCCGAGGGGGCACCCGAGCGCCGGGCGTGA
- a CDS encoding bifunctional glycosyltransferase/CDP-glycerol:glycerophosphate glycerophosphotransferase: MTPRLTVVVPVHNVEQYLEECLRSIAAQTLAELDVVMVDDGSTDTSADIAREFAAGDPRFRLVSQDNGGLGHARNTGARNADPATPYLTFIDSDDVLPPRAYEQLTGLLDRSGSDFATGNVYRLTTAGRSQAWQHRDMTRTVSRTHITRDLALLSDRVAWNKVFRRTFWDTHGLAFPEGVLYEDTPLTIPAHFLADAVDVLHEHVYYWRIREGSITRRRTDVRGVRDRIAAVDGVSRFLADPANTRWSKHKRDYDRSVLTDDLLYFIEALPMAGPEYRHVFMERAGDFLSRVDPTLYAGLPVELRLRWELIRQGRLDDLLTVLGHERQGGRTVFDLAGLPLRKRAVVVRPDGSPVPLSRAASAAGPSDLPVLARLRDLEWRDGKLVLKGYAYIRNVDARTRRSSLKTAVAACGRRRLLLPVRTVRTPEVTDEQTQERHCYDWSGFEITVDPARLRTDGGWKAAQWRIGIVLAGGGSLRPAALRAEEAGAGSSPVPFPLDDDTRLVPWYKDGRLHLSVEPVTRRLTAHRPSGDGLLRLDLAVRDRTPPVAVRLTQQTSGAAFDYPLTPEGGSAGPEGPGGPGGPGGSGGSGGAAGSGGSGGWTALAADVALADLGGARPPAAGLPKEVAPETTATWTAEVVFPDGGRARVALDRDLPPGRYALAPDERLGGSGPRELSVEGTAAGNLVLRDRIPQAVADRVAFTPDGRLLVAGELPPHVAAPEAPEGPGGEQPAPARLMLRHGTYRAETGADVVTEAAPGHFSASLDVGALPHAGRWYLHLRAGGTDTPVRVAPQTMSTLPLDLLVAEGERPVTLDRRFHDHLFVTAGSAVPAADRGPYRQRMLRERRYPVLARRQLTDTVLYSSFDGRRCDDSPRAVHDELVRRGAPLDHVWAVADRTTPVPAAARPVVLGSHAWYEALARSRNIVTNSHLPAFFRRRDGQHVVQTWHGTPVKRFGQDLAGTLCADLTHMWPQPLRGDQWTVLLSPSAQSTPELRRALAFDGEIAETGLPRNDLLSGEDRDKVAEEVRARLGLPAGRTVVLYAPTVRDDEAYDAAHQRLHLAADLAALEAGLSATHVLLVRAHPLVADTVPATGFVRDVSAHPDLAELLLAADILVTDYSSLLADFAVTGRPILLHTPDLGHMRDTLRGFTFDFEAQAPGPLSSTTPELIAALRDPAAAVRPYGEAYDAFRAAFCHLDDGRAASRVADLILRGPRI, translated from the coding sequence ATGACGCCCCGCCTGACCGTCGTCGTCCCCGTCCACAACGTCGAGCAGTACCTGGAGGAATGCCTGCGCTCGATCGCCGCGCAGACGCTGGCCGAGCTTGATGTGGTGATGGTGGACGACGGTTCGACGGACACCAGTGCGGACATCGCGCGGGAGTTCGCCGCCGGCGACCCGCGCTTCCGGCTGGTCTCCCAGGACAACGGCGGCCTCGGCCACGCCCGCAACACCGGTGCGCGCAACGCCGACCCCGCGACCCCGTACCTGACGTTCATCGACAGCGACGACGTGCTGCCGCCGCGCGCGTACGAGCAGCTGACCGGGCTGCTCGACCGGTCGGGGTCGGACTTCGCCACCGGGAACGTCTACCGGCTGACCACCGCCGGCCGCAGCCAGGCCTGGCAGCACCGCGACATGACCAGGACCGTCAGCCGCACCCACATCACCCGCGACCTGGCCCTGCTGTCGGACCGGGTGGCCTGGAACAAGGTCTTCCGCCGCACCTTCTGGGACACCCACGGCCTCGCCTTCCCCGAGGGCGTGCTGTACGAGGACACACCGCTGACCATCCCGGCGCACTTCCTCGCCGACGCCGTCGACGTCCTGCACGAGCACGTGTACTACTGGCGGATCCGCGAGGGCTCGATCACCCGGCGGCGCACCGACGTCAGGGGGGTACGCGACAGGATCGCCGCCGTGGACGGGGTCTCGCGCTTCCTCGCCGACCCGGCCAACACCCGCTGGAGCAAGCACAAGCGGGACTACGACCGGTCGGTCCTCACCGACGACCTGCTCTACTTCATCGAGGCCCTGCCGATGGCGGGACCCGAATACCGCCACGTCTTCATGGAGCGGGCCGGCGACTTCCTCAGCCGGGTCGATCCCACCCTCTACGCCGGGCTGCCGGTCGAGCTGCGGCTGCGCTGGGAGCTGATCAGGCAGGGCAGGCTCGACGACCTGCTGACCGTGCTCGGCCACGAACGGCAGGGCGGGCGCACCGTCTTCGACCTCGCCGGGCTGCCGCTGCGCAAACGCGCCGTCGTCGTACGCCCCGACGGCTCGCCGGTGCCGCTGTCCCGGGCGGCGAGCGCGGCCGGCCCCTCCGACCTGCCGGTCCTCGCCCGGCTGCGGGATCTGGAGTGGCGCGACGGCAAGCTGGTGCTCAAGGGCTACGCCTACATCCGCAACGTGGACGCCCGCACCCGGCGCTCCTCGCTCAAGACCGCCGTCGCCGCCTGCGGACGGCGCCGGCTGCTGCTGCCGGTGCGGACGGTGCGGACGCCCGAGGTCACCGACGAGCAGACGCAGGAGCGGCACTGCTACGACTGGTCCGGCTTCGAGATCACCGTCGACCCGGCGCGGCTGCGCACCGACGGCGGCTGGAAGGCGGCGCAGTGGCGGATCGGCATCGTGCTGGCGGGCGGCGGCTCCCTGCGGCCGGCCGCGCTGCGTGCCGAGGAGGCCGGCGCGGGCTCCTCGCCGGTGCCCTTCCCGCTGGACGACGACACCCGGCTGGTGCCCTGGTACAAGGACGGCAGGCTCCATCTGTCGGTCGAGCCGGTCACCCGGCGCCTCACCGCCCACCGCCCGTCAGGGGACGGCCTGCTGCGCCTGGACCTCGCGGTCCGCGACCGTACGCCGCCGGTGGCGGTGCGGCTGACCCAGCAGACGTCGGGGGCCGCCTTCGACTACCCGCTGACGCCGGAGGGCGGCTCCGCAGGCCCGGAGGGCCCGGGCGGCCCGGGCGGCCCGGGCGGCTCCGGCGGCTCCGGGGGTGCGGCCGGCTCCGGCGGCTCCGGCGGGTGGACCGCGCTGGCCGCCGACGTCGCGCTCGCCGACCTGGGCGGGGCGCGGCCCCCGGCGGCCGGGCTGCCGAAGGAGGTCGCGCCGGAGACGACCGCGACCTGGACGGCCGAGGTCGTCTTCCCCGACGGCGGCCGGGCCAGGGTCGCCCTGGACCGCGACCTGCCGCCGGGACGCTACGCGCTGGCCCCCGACGAGCGGCTGGGCGGCAGCGGCCCGCGCGAGCTGTCCGTGGAGGGCACCGCGGCCGGCAACCTGGTGCTGCGCGACCGCATCCCGCAGGCGGTCGCCGACCGTGTCGCCTTCACCCCGGACGGCCGCCTGCTGGTCGCCGGCGAACTCCCCCCGCACGTGGCCGCGCCCGAAGCGCCGGAAGGACCCGGCGGTGAGCAGCCCGCGCCCGCCCGGCTGATGCTGCGGCACGGCACCTACCGCGCCGAGACCGGCGCCGATGTCGTCACGGAGGCGGCGCCCGGGCACTTCTCGGCGTCCCTCGACGTCGGGGCGCTGCCGCACGCCGGGCGGTGGTATCTGCATCTGCGGGCGGGCGGCACGGACACCCCCGTCCGGGTCGCGCCGCAGACGATGAGCACGCTGCCGCTCGACCTGCTGGTGGCCGAGGGGGAGCGCCCGGTCACTCTCGACCGGCGCTTCCACGACCATCTGTTCGTCACCGCCGGCTCGGCGGTCCCCGCGGCGGACCGCGGGCCGTACCGGCAGCGGATGCTGCGCGAGCGGCGCTACCCGGTGCTGGCCCGCCGCCAGCTCACCGACACCGTCCTCTACAGCAGCTTCGACGGCCGCCGCTGCGACGACTCGCCCCGCGCGGTGCACGACGAGCTGGTGCGGCGCGGCGCCCCGCTGGACCACGTGTGGGCGGTCGCGGACCGGACGACGCCGGTGCCGGCCGCCGCGCGGCCCGTGGTGCTGGGCAGCCATGCCTGGTACGAGGCGCTGGCCCGCAGCCGGAACATCGTCACCAACTCCCACCTGCCGGCCTTCTTCCGCCGCCGGGACGGCCAGCACGTGGTGCAGACCTGGCACGGCACCCCGGTCAAGCGCTTCGGCCAGGACCTGGCGGGCACCCTGTGCGCCGACCTCACCCACATGTGGCCGCAGCCGCTGCGCGGCGACCAGTGGACCGTCCTGCTGTCGCCCAGCGCGCAGAGCACCCCGGAGTTGCGCCGCGCCCTGGCCTTCGACGGGGAGATCGCCGAGACCGGGCTGCCGCGCAACGACCTGCTCAGCGGCGAGGACCGCGACAAGGTCGCCGAGGAGGTCCGCGCCCGGCTCGGCCTGCCGGCCGGGCGCACGGTCGTGCTGTACGCGCCGACCGTACGCGACGACGAGGCCTACGACGCCGCCCACCAGCGGCTGCACCTGGCCGCCGACCTCGCCGCCCTGGAGGCCGGGCTGTCCGCCACCCATGTGCTGCTGGTCCGCGCGCACCCGCTGGTCGCCGACACCGTGCCGGCGACCGGCTTCGTCCGGGACGTCTCCGCCCACCCCGACCTGGCGGAACTGCTGCTCGCCGCCGACATCCTGGTCACCGACTACTCCTCGCTGCTCGCGGACTTCGCCGTCACGGGCCGCCCGATCCTGCTGCACACCCCCGACCTGGGACATATGCGGGACACCCTGCGCGGCTTCACCTTCGACTTCGAGGCGCAGGCACCGGGTCCGCTGTCGTCCACCACACCCGAGCTGATCGCGGCGCTGCGCGACCCGGCCGCGGCGGTGCGGCCGTACGGCGAGGCCTACGACGCCTTCCGTGCCGCCTTCTGCCATCTGGACGACGGGCGGGCCGCCTCCCGCGTGGCGGACCTGATTCTGCGCGGGCCGCGCATCTGA
- a CDS encoding glycosyltransferase family 2 protein, producing the protein MTPGAGPHARRVLVIVPAWNEAEGLGAVLAELRAAVPGADVLVVDDGSTDRTAQTARACGARVARLPYNLGVGGAMRTGYRYALDQGYDAAVQVDADGQHDPGYVPALLAALETADLVVGARFAGVGDYRVRGPRRWSMRLLSRVLSGMADTRLTDSTSGFRACNRDMIAFFARWYPAEYLGDTVESMVGALRRGYRVRQVPVAMRPRATGAPSQSSARALVYLARTALVLLLAVTRRVPAPQRAGTAPRVPEPARAAR; encoded by the coding sequence ATGACGCCGGGCGCGGGCCCGCACGCGCGGCGGGTGCTGGTCATCGTGCCCGCCTGGAACGAGGCGGAGGGCCTCGGCGCGGTGCTGGCCGAGCTGCGGGCCGCGGTCCCGGGCGCCGACGTCCTGGTGGTGGACGACGGCTCCACCGACCGCACCGCCCAGACCGCCCGCGCCTGCGGCGCCCGGGTGGCCCGGCTGCCCTACAACCTCGGCGTCGGCGGCGCCATGCGCACCGGCTACCGTTACGCCCTGGACCAGGGCTACGACGCCGCCGTCCAGGTCGACGCCGACGGGCAGCACGACCCGGGCTACGTCCCCGCCCTGCTGGCCGCGCTGGAGACGGCCGACCTGGTGGTCGGGGCGCGTTTCGCGGGCGTGGGCGACTACCGGGTACGCGGCCCGCGCCGCTGGTCGATGCGGCTGCTGTCACGGGTGCTGTCCGGGATGGCGGACACCCGGCTGACCGACTCGACCTCCGGTTTCCGGGCCTGCAACCGCGACATGATCGCCTTCTTCGCCCGCTGGTATCCGGCCGAGTATCTGGGCGACACCGTCGAGAGCATGGTGGGCGCGCTGCGCCGCGGCTACCGGGTGCGGCAGGTGCCGGTGGCGATGCGGCCGCGCGCCACTGGAGCGCCGAGCCAGTCGTCGGCCCGGGCGCTGGTGTATCTGGCCAGGACCGCGCTGGTGCTGCTGCTCGCGGTGACCCGCCGGGTCCCGGCGCCGCAGCGCGCCGGGACCGCGCCCAGGGTGCCGGAGCCCGCGAGGGCGGCCAGGTGA
- a CDS encoding bifunctional glycosyltransferase/CDP-glycerol:glycerophosphate glycerophosphotransferase, with translation MPRFSVVVPAHRAQGFLRPCLESVLDQSFGDVEVIAVDDASPDACGAIIADLAAADPRVVPVRLDRTGGTGPARDAGAARASGDYLVFLDADDLMAPGTLAALDTRLGRTGDPDVLLYDHERFTVWENVQESGDGDFLAAAGERVFTAADLPDCLACYPAAWNRAVRRGFWTSRAFSFGAAPYADIAVATRVLTAAPRIACLDRVCVRWRKRRSGSVTTTRGAHHLAVLDRYTEVLAELSGDAERAALYGQMAAVLMAVGEDRLTPQAAPDFVRRAGRLLTDHRPPGWTAPEPKEARWVRAAGTGSYGRYRAALGVRALAMQVAKRLRSRKNSLARAAYQRYYRLRLRRPLDPGLVVYAAYWNRGVSCNPAAIYRKAAEIAPHLRGVWVVNKRDRDALPPGTEHVVVNSRRYWDVLARAGHLVNNANFTGTIVKRPGQTYVQTHHGTPLKHMGMDLRARPAVGKGMSFGRLLDHADQWDYSLVSNQHSAEVFDRVYPSGYRTLPSGYPRNDVFYTAGPDDVRRARQSLGLAPGTTAILYAPTHRDYQREFVLPLDLERLARELGPGYTLLVRAHYFYGQSPQLEELHAAGAIVDVSGHACVEELCLASDALVTDFSSLMFDYANLDRPIVVHAADWAAYRAARGVYFDLLSGRPGETPGAVAHDEVALAGVFRGGAWRGEAAGALRAAFRERFCGYDDGLAAERVVRRVFLGEEGLVPYRPLADRHPAPSPASLTDPSPAPAVPMP, from the coding sequence ATGCCCCGTTTCAGCGTCGTCGTCCCCGCCCATCGCGCGCAGGGCTTCCTGCGCCCCTGCCTGGAGTCCGTGCTCGACCAGTCCTTCGGCGACGTCGAGGTGATCGCGGTGGACGACGCCTCACCCGACGCGTGCGGCGCGATCATCGCCGACCTCGCCGCCGCGGACCCCCGTGTCGTACCAGTGCGCCTGGACCGCACCGGCGGCACCGGGCCTGCCAGGGACGCGGGCGCCGCCCGCGCGAGCGGCGACTACCTGGTCTTCCTCGACGCCGACGACCTCATGGCGCCCGGCACCCTGGCCGCCCTCGACACCCGGCTCGGCCGCACCGGCGACCCCGATGTGCTGCTCTACGACCACGAGCGCTTCACCGTGTGGGAGAACGTCCAGGAGAGCGGCGACGGCGACTTCCTGGCCGCCGCGGGCGAACGCGTCTTCACCGCCGCCGACCTCCCCGACTGCCTGGCCTGCTACCCGGCCGCCTGGAACCGCGCGGTACGCCGGGGCTTCTGGACCTCCCGCGCCTTCTCCTTCGGCGCCGCCCCCTACGCCGACATCGCCGTCGCCACCCGGGTGCTCACCGCCGCGCCGCGCATCGCGTGCCTGGACCGGGTGTGCGTCCGCTGGCGCAAGCGCCGCTCGGGCAGCGTCACCACCACCCGCGGCGCCCACCACCTGGCCGTGCTCGACCGCTACACCGAAGTCCTCGCAGAGCTGTCGGGGGACGCCGAAAGGGCCGCGCTGTACGGGCAGATGGCCGCGGTCCTGATGGCCGTCGGCGAGGACCGGCTCACCCCGCAGGCCGCACCCGACTTCGTCCGCAGGGCCGGCCGGCTGCTCACCGACCACCGCCCGCCCGGCTGGACCGCCCCCGAGCCGAAGGAGGCCCGCTGGGTCAGGGCCGCCGGCACGGGTTCGTACGGCCGCTACCGCGCGGCACTCGGCGTCCGGGCGCTCGCGATGCAGGTCGCCAAGAGGCTCAGGTCACGCAAGAACAGCCTGGCCCGCGCGGCCTACCAGCGCTACTACCGGCTGCGGCTGCGCCGGCCCCTCGACCCGGGCCTGGTCGTCTACGCGGCCTACTGGAACCGCGGGGTGTCCTGCAACCCGGCCGCGATCTACCGCAAGGCCGCGGAGATCGCCCCGCACCTGCGCGGCGTCTGGGTCGTCAACAAGCGCGACCGGGACGCGCTGCCGCCCGGCACCGAGCACGTCGTCGTCAACTCCCGCCGCTACTGGGACGTCCTGGCACGGGCCGGCCACCTGGTCAACAACGCGAACTTCACCGGGACCATCGTCAAGCGGCCCGGCCAGACGTATGTGCAGACCCACCACGGCACCCCGCTCAAGCACATGGGCATGGACCTGCGCGCGCGGCCCGCGGTCGGCAAGGGGATGAGCTTCGGCCGGCTGCTCGACCACGCCGACCAGTGGGACTACTCGCTGGTCTCCAACCAGCACTCCGCGGAGGTCTTCGACCGGGTCTACCCCAGCGGCTACCGCACCCTCCCCAGCGGCTACCCGCGCAACGACGTCTTCTACACGGCCGGCCCCGACGACGTCCGCCGCGCCCGCCAGTCGCTCGGGCTCGCCCCCGGCACGACGGCGATCCTCTACGCGCCCACCCACCGCGACTACCAGCGCGAGTTCGTCCTCCCGCTGGACCTCGAACGCCTCGCCCGCGAACTCGGTCCCGGCTACACGCTGCTGGTGCGGGCCCACTACTTCTACGGGCAGAGCCCGCAGCTCGAAGAGCTGCACGCCGCGGGGGCCATCGTGGACGTCTCCGGGCACGCGTGCGTCGAGGAGCTGTGCCTCGCGTCGGACGCGCTGGTCACCGACTTCTCCTCGCTGATGTTCGACTACGCCAACCTCGACCGGCCGATCGTTGTCCACGCCGCCGACTGGGCGGCCTACCGGGCCGCCCGGGGCGTCTACTTCGACCTGCTGTCGGGGCGGCCGGGCGAGACGCCGGGGGCGGTCGCCCACGACGAGGTGGCGCTGGCCGGGGTCTTCCGCGGCGGCGCGTGGCGCGGCGAGGCCGCGGGCGCTCTGCGGGCCGCCTTCCGCGAGCGCTTCTGCGGCTACGACGACGGGCTCGCCGCCGAGCGGGTCGTGCGGCGGGTCTTCCTCGGCGAGGAGGGGCTCGTCCCGTACCGCCCCCTCGCCGACCGCCACCCGGCGCCGTCCCCGGCCTCCCTGACCGACCCGTCCCCGGCGCCCGCGGTGCCGATGCCCTGA